The stretch of DNA GAGGAAAAACTCAAGGGAGATCTGCATTCttatattgttttatatttgaAGAATGTGGATGAAATGTGGTTAAAGTTTATAATTTCAAAGGTGACAGTATCCAAAGGCAAAAGAGTAATTGCCTAATTGAAAACATTCTGTAAAAATTGGTAGTTTCACAAGTGTatttccccccccaaaaaacttAACTAATGAGCCTGGTGAAGACAATGGATGATTCATATTTCTCTCATGCATCTTGCCGTAAAGGATGGTTGGATATCAATACTCCTGCCTCCACTAATAGAGCAAAGAAATTGGTTGAAATTATGTCAATGAATTCTGGAAAcattcccctctcccacccccaaatTTGTCACCCGTGAATTAGAAAACACATTGactttactcctgcatttatcCTAAAATTACTAAAGTCAACCAGTTCGCGGCTTGCTTAGTTTCATCAAATGTCTCCCTACAGGACAGTTTAAACAAGAATGTGTGCAATATCTAAATCAGTATTCCCAAGAAGCATAAATTCCAAGCATTATTAAACACTAATTTTAACACTCTACGCCGATTTACTCCATTCTGTGCAACACCAATTTCTAAGCAGATTTATACTGCTTCCCTGGAGGTACAGTATTGCTATTGACAGTATAAACTTTTGCAAAAAAGACAAACTAGCAGTGAAAACTACATTTGACTCGCTAAAAATAATGTATCACTATTGGGATCAAATCTAATTTCAATAAACACTTGACTTGCAAAAAAATTCAGCTACTGTGACTGTGGCAATACTGCAAGGGTACAGAATTGAGTTTAATGATTTTCCTAAAAGTTTACACTATTCCTACTGTAAATGATGCATCTAATTATTCCCTCAACTTATTTTAAATGAGAAGTAAACACCATATTGATGTGCAACAGAGGAAATCTGAAGAAATTTAATATACAGCTTTAAACAAATTACAGATTACAGGTATGAATTAATTAGAGGCTCTCAGAATCCAGATGACTGTTTTTGTTTATGTGTAGTAGGCAAAAGGTGGACATTACTGCTTTGTATTCAAGTGATCCTCTTTCAACATCCTTCAGGTTTGATCTACATACCTTTTAAAACGCCATAAATATCAGCAATAAACAATGGGAAATGTGTAACAAAACCAACCTGAAAAGTTTATTGACAGCCAACTAAAGTTAGTGTAAATTTTATGTTAAAATATTACAACTGAAAGCAAACTGTTTTACAGTGTGAATAATCTCTGAAGAATGCAATACAAATAAAACCTTAAGTAAGTACTGAACTATAGACAGCACTTGGAAAAAATTTACACCTATGTACATATAAACACCTACACAGTTGTCAAGTATGCCTCTATAATGAGACAATCCTCCAAAACTCATGGAATTTCTGATCATGGCAAGGATGCCAGAAAACTTTCCCCCTTAATGCTTACGATTATTGGGTGTTCTCGACCTGcacaagaaagaaaaataaattaattaataagaGACAAGACCCCACTTCATCCACCAGCTAGACTAATTGAAAATATagtattttaaattatatttttaggaTGTAAAGTATACGTTTATACATTTATATATAAAAATAGACCGATATGTTTGTGTCTTTTAACATTACTGGCCTTACTACTTTACAGATACATAAAGGAAAATTGTATAAAATGTATACTACCTTGATCGTGACTTAGACTTGTGTTTGCGGCTTGCCTTCTTACCAGACCTTtgagatttttccactgatcttgAACGACTGCATTTTGATTTCTTTGCATTCTTCTCTCTGCTATCCGGAGAACATGAGCTGCTCCTTGCACTAGATTCGGTGTCCGAGTGCTTTTTACCATCCTTTGTAGATCTTTTCTTGCTGGACTTGCTATCCTGCCTAGAATACTGTTGTGGAAGTTTACTGGAGCCACTGCGCGAGTAAGTCCGCTCTGATTCTCTCTTGCGTTTTAGCTTACTTTCATCTTGACTGCTTGACTTACTACCATCTTTATCGTCCTTTTGTTTATCCTTACTTTTTTGTTTGTCTTTCTTTTTGTCCTGCTCCTTTTCTTTATCCtttttcttctcctctctcttcctaaCCCTTTCAGTGCTTCCACTCCTAATCTTTTTCCTGTCCCTGTCTTTACTGCTGACCCTTTGTTTCACTCTACCTCCACTACGACTCCTACGTCTTTCAGGACTTCTACGTCTTTCTTTGCTCCTACTGCGACTGACACGCTTAACATCACTTTTGCTTCTGCTCCTGTGCCTGTCCCTACTTCTCCTATTCCGAGAACCACTGCGATGTCTATGCCTCTCTTTTTCCCAACTCCCATTTCGACTATTTCTCCTGAGCTGATCCCTGCTTCTACTCCTCTCCCTCCTGTGTGGGCGGGAGTAACTTTGACTTCTACTGCGACGCCTAGTCTTGTGGGAGGGCGATCTGCTATGGCTccactttttctttctctttggtgaaaaagaataggtggagcTACTACTGCTTTCAGTACTACTGCTGGACGTGGAGCTCCTTGACCTACTGCTGCTGCTGGTACTGCCACTGGTGCTGCTActcccgctgctgctgctggacgaACTTCTGTTTCTCAAAGCTTTTTCTTTTGAACTTTTCTCACTAGAGATTTTGCTGACTTCTGAGTTGGGTTCAGTTTCACTGTGAGTTCTTTTCTTTTCAGGAATAATTTCACAATCCTTTTCTTTCCCTTCCTGTTTCACTACACCTCCACCATGTTCCTTACTCTGTTCCTTTGTATCCATCTCCCTGAAAACTTTACCCTCCTGTAGATGCTTTGTATCTGGAAAAACAAGAGCaatcaaatttaaattaaacaaatGAAAATGATCTTGAAAGGGTCATAATAAACTTTAATAAGACTGTACCTTAATCATTTGCAAACATATTTTAAGAATGAACATAAATTTCTGAGGCTAATGCAGCTTACCAAATAATTCATATAAAAtcgttcccctttcaccttaaactatTGCCCTCCAGTTCTTGAATCTCTACTCCGGGGAATAAGACTTTGTGCAGTCTGAGGAATGACCTTGACCCAAATAGCTGTCTGttaaatttctccacagatgctgccagactagctgagtttctccaatactttgttatttgctcaagattctcacATCTGGAGTCTGTGCATCGagcctatctattcccatcaagATTTTAAGATCACTCCTACGCTCAAATAAATAAAATCTTTCTCTGATCAACCTGCGAGtcgtggcaacattcttgtaaatcttttctgcactcttttggCTTGggtgcagggtgaccaaaactgaacactatactccaacaacctttcctttgactcctcccatttcccccaAATCCAAGGCACGCGCATGGAcctcagctatgcctgcctctttgtagggtatgtcgaacaatccttgttcgcaGCATACGGTGAcactatccctgaactctacctccactacattgatgactgcattggtgctacttcctgcacccatgcagaactcaccgacttcatccatttcaccactaacttccatccggcactcaaattcacctggaccatttcggacatctccctaccgtttctagacctcaccatctccatcgcaggtaacagactactgaccaacatctactacaaacccactgactcccatggctatctggactacacttcgtcccatcctgcttcctgcaagggctctatcccccactcccaatccctccgtctgtgccacatctgcacccaggatgaggtgttccaaaccagggcatcggagatgtcctcattctttagggaacgggggttccccatctactatagatgaggctctcaccagggtctcctctatatcccgtagctccgctctcactccccatccccccactcgtaacaaggacagagtcccccttgtcctcaccttccaccctaccagccgtcacatagaacaggtaatcctccgacattttcgccacctccaacgggatcccaccactggccacatcttcccatctcctccccttttgactttccgcagagaccgctccctccataactccctggtcaatttgttccttcccacccaaaccaccccctctcctggtactttctcttgcaaccgcaggaaatgctacacttgtcgctttacctcccaccctcgattccatccaaggacccaagcagtctttccaggtgaggtagaggttcacctgcacctcctccaacctcatctattgcatccgctgttcgagGTGCCaactgttctacatcggtgagaccaagtgcaggcttggcaatcgcttcccccaatcaccttcgctcagttcacaataaccaacctgatctcccggtgactcagcacttcaactccccctcccattctgaatctgacctttctgtccctgggcttcctccatggccagagtgagtcccacctcatagtttgcttgggtagtttacaccccagtggtatgaacattaacctccaatttcaggtagttgtTGCtgtcttcctccttcccctcctcagctctcccacagtctaccgtctctgcctctttctttctttttttcctacccacccccacattagtttgaagggtctcgacccaaaacatcgtctattccttcgttccatagatgctgcctcacccgctgtgtttctctagcatttttatctatctttgacttttctagcatctgcagttctttcttaaactctaCTCTAAGTGCAGCCtttccaatgtcttgtacaactataatatAACGCCCTTCTATACCCAATACCCTGTCCGATAAATGCCAGAattccaaaagccttcttcactctCAAAACTGTaacgccactttcaggaaactatatACTTTTACTCCGAAACCCCTCTGCACTACAACATTCCTCAGGGCCCAACTGTTCATTGTGAAGGCATGCCTGATTTGTTTTTCGAAACTGAAACACCTCACCCGAATGAAACtcaatttgccattcctcagcccacttacaCACCGAATCAAGACCCCGCTGTAATGATTGCTAATAATCTTCAGTGTAGGATACcgcctactttagtgtcatctggaaATTTGCTCGTCGTGCCTTGGGCGTTCTCAGgcaaattgttgatatagatgacaaacaacaatgcgcccagcaccgatccccaaGGCACACCAATAGCCTAAAGTACGAAAAGCAACCTTCTACCACCCTCCTCTGCTTcttaccatgaagccaattctataACCAGTTAGCTAGctttccctggatcccatgcaatgtaaccctccagagcagcctaccatgtggaatcttatcaaaggccttattgaagtccatatGGGCTCTGTCCACAGCCCTACCCtccatcaaccttcttggttacttcttcaaaaaaagccacatttgtgagacacgatctcccactTACAAAACCACGTTGACAATCCCATATCAACTCCCGTCTCCAAATATTTGTATATCCTATCTCTCAGAATCCTTTCCAGTAACTTTCCTCCCGTAGACACTGGGCTtattggtctatagttcccagtctTTTCTTTGCAGCCTACTAAATAAAggcacattagccaccctccatacTTCCACCACCTCGGCCCTGTCTAATGACGATCCACATATCTCAGCTGCAatttcctgcaatttcttctccagctttccAGTGTCCTGGATATAAATGATCAGCCCTCatggatttatctaccttcatacatttCAGGACATTCAGCATCTCCTCTACTATAATACGGACTGTTCTCAAGACACTgccattaactttcccaagttcTCTCGTCTTCATGGTAAAAACAGATAAATACATATTCTATAcatggaccttgcccatctcctgcgttTATCTCATGTTAGGAACATTATAAAATGGTTTAAATTTCCTGGATTTGTAGATGTGGGCCTGCAAAAGTTCACATCATATATAATTTGCACTACCACAATGAATAGTTATGGGAAGATAAAGCAATAAACATGACAATATTATGCTGGTGTAAGATATTCAGACACAATCTGTGGCTTTAGATCGCAGGTCACTCAATCTGACAAAACACCCTTGGGGGTGTTATAGCCAGGACCATTTTCAtcaaccatttttttttaacactgtTACTGCTGACAAAAATTCAATGcagcaataaattgaatcattctaGAAATTCCATGCAAGTGTCAGTATAAGTAATTGCCTAACAGGATGAACTAACTTGATCTCAACCAGATTGCTACTGCGGTATTCAGAGTACTTCAGTAGAGCATTCAGTAGAATGACTGAATGAGTCAAGGGAAGAAAGTCCGATTAATCATACTCACATCAAAATTGCTAAATGTCCTGAGGAGAGGTAAAAAAGCTAGAGGAAAAATTGAATTATAGAAGATTTTAGAAGATCTTCAGCTGACATACCTTCCATTTGTTTCTCGTGCTGCTGTTGTAGCAACAACTGTAATTCCCTTTCTTTGCGTCTAAAGGCATCCTGCTTTTGTCTGATTCTACGGTGTAATTCTTCATCATCTGTATCTGAGGATTCAGATGCT from Leucoraja erinacea ecotype New England chromosome 5, Leri_hhj_1, whole genome shotgun sequence encodes:
- the pnisr gene encoding arginine/serine-rich protein PNISR isoform X2 gives rise to the protein MWDQGSQPWQQWPLSQQQWMQSFQQQQDPSQIDWAALAQAWIAQREASEESVTAQQPVIIPNGQAVHGIENSQDNHGNFSGDPNFNRIWEQDWGMQHHRPPPPPPDQQWIPTPAPMDIVPPSEDNSQDSGEFAPDSRRMFNQVNNNNFGGAPENFGMGSVPVSQFDYQHGAAFGPPGGFHPPYWQPGPPPNRRDRPSYRDRPRSPIAVKQDPPALDAVKRRTLPAWIREGLEKMEREKQKKLEKERLEKERAQSSKHKKDPEEVSEETDGPRLPHKSKFDSDDEEEEYETTETKNNDKPSRSPSPVAQEEQSEPEMTEEEKEFQMMIMMKMLLTEVLLEVTNEEIYYVAREAHRKATKAPAKQLAQSSALASLTGLGGLGDYGSDSEDERSERASESSDTDDEELHRRIRQKQDAFRRKERELQLLLQQQHEKQMEDTKHLQEGKVFREMDTKEQSKEHGGGVVKQEGKEKDCEIIPEKKRTHSETEPNSEVSKISSEKSSKEKALRNRSSSSSSSGSSSTSGSTSSSSRSRSSTSSSSTESSSSSTYSFSPKRKKKWSHSRSPSHKTRRRSRSQSYSRPHRRERSRSRDQLRRNSRNGSWEKERHRHRSGSRNRRSRDRHRSRSKSDVKRVSRSRSKERRRSPERRRSRSGGRVKQRVSSKDRDRKKIRSGSTERVRKREEKKKDKEKEQDKKKDKQKSKDKQKDDKDGSKSSSQDESKLKRKRESERTYSRSGSSKLPQQYSRQDSKSSKKRSTKDGKKHSDTESSARSSSCSPDSREKNAKKSKCSRSRSVEKSQRSGKKASRKHKSKSRSRSRTPNNRKH
- the pnisr gene encoding arginine/serine-rich protein PNISR isoform X1 — protein: MWDQGSQPWQQWPLSQQQWMQSFQQQQDPSQIDWAALAQAWIAQREASEESVTAQQPVIIPNGQAVHGIENSQDNHGNFSGDPNFNRIWEQGCGIPEYSLGIKKNTMGEKKPNWLNNNWGMQHHRPPPPPPDQQWIPTPAPMDIVPPSEDNSQDSGEFAPDSRRMFNQVNNNNFGGAPENFGMGSVPVSQFDYQHGAAFGPPGGFHPPYWQPGPPPNRRDRPSYRDRPRSPIAVKQDPPALDAVKRRTLPAWIREGLEKMEREKQKKLEKERLEKERAQSSKHKKDPEEVSEETDGPRLPHKSKFDSDDEEEEYETTETKNNDKPSRSPSPVAQEEQSEPEMTEEEKEFQMMIMMKMLLTEVLLEVTNEEIYYVAREAHRKATKAPAKQLAQSSALASLTGLGGLGDYGSDSEDERSERASESSDTDDEELHRRIRQKQDAFRRKERELQLLLQQQHEKQMEDTKHLQEGKVFREMDTKEQSKEHGGGVVKQEGKEKDCEIIPEKKRTHSETEPNSEVSKISSEKSSKEKALRNRSSSSSSSGSSSTSGSTSSSSRSRSSTSSSSTESSSSSTYSFSPKRKKKWSHSRSPSHKTRRRSRSQSYSRPHRRERSRSRDQLRRNSRNGSWEKERHRHRSGSRNRRSRDRHRSRSKSDVKRVSRSRSKERRRSPERRRSRSGGRVKQRVSSKDRDRKKIRSGSTERVRKREEKKKDKEKEQDKKKDKQKSKDKQKDDKDGSKSSSQDESKLKRKRESERTYSRSGSSKLPQQYSRQDSKSSKKRSTKDGKKHSDTESSARSSSCSPDSREKNAKKSKCSRSRSVEKSQRSGKKASRKHKSKSRSRSRTPNNRKH